The following proteins are encoded in a genomic region of Nicotiana sylvestris chromosome 4, ASM39365v2, whole genome shotgun sequence:
- the LOC104210380 gene encoding tubulin beta-1 chain, with product MREILHIQGGQCGNQIGSKFWEVICDEHGVDPTGRYKGTAAESDLQLERINVYFNEASGGRYVPRAVLMDLEPGTMDSIRSGPYGQIFRPDNFVFGQSGAGNNWAKGHYTEGAELIDAVLDVVRKEAENCDCLQGFQVCHSLGGGTGSGMGTLLISKIREEYPDRMMLTFSVFPSPKVSDTVVEPYNATLSVHQLVENADECMVLDNEALYDICFRTLKLTTPSFGDLNHLISATMSGVTCCLRFPGQLNSDLRKLAVNLIPFPRLHFFMVGFAPLTSRGSQQYISLTVPELTQQMWDAKNMMCAADPRHGRYLTASAMFRGKMSTKEVDEQMINVQNKNSSYFVEWIPNNVKSSVCDIPPTGLKMASTFVGNSTSIQEMFRRVSEQFTAMFRRKAFLHWYTGEGMDEMEFTEAESNMNDLVAEYQQYQDATADDEEEYEEEGAEEHYES from the exons atgagaGAAATCTTACACATTCAAGGCGGCCAATGCGGTAACCAAATCGGTTCCAAATTCTGGGAAGTTATTTGTGACGAGCACGGCGTTGATCCTACCGGCCGTTACAAAGGCACCGCCGCTGAGTCGGATCTTCAACTTGAACGTATTAATGTGTATTTCAACGAAGCTTCTGGTGGTCGTTATGTTCCTAGGGCTGTTCTTATGGATCTGGAGCCTGGTACTATGGATAGTATCAGATCTGGTCCGTACGGACAGATCTTTAGGCCTGATAACTTCGTTTTTGGTCAGTCCGGTGCTGGTAACAATTGGGCTAAAGGTCATTATACTGAAGGAGCGGAGTTGATTGATGCTGTTCTCGATGTTGTTCGTAAAGAGGCTGAGAATTGTGATTGCTTGCAAG GATTCCAGGTTTGTCACTCACTTGGTGGAGGGACTGGATCTGGCATGGGAACTCTATTGATTTCCAAGATAAGGGAGGAGTATCCAGACAGAATGATGCTCACTTTCTCTGTTTTCCCATCTCCAAAGGTGTCTGACACTGTTGTAGAACCATACAACGCTACACTGTCTGTGCACCAACTGGTGGAGAATGCTGATGAATGTATGGTCCTTGATAATGAAGCCTTATACGATATTTGTTTCAGGACTTTGAAGCTCACTACTCCAAGTT TTGGTGACTTGAACCATTTGATCTCTGCAACCATGAGTGGTGTTACTTGCTGTTTGAGATTCCCCGGTCAGCTGAACTCAGACCTGAGAAAGTTGGCTGTGAATTTAATTCCCTTCCCACGTCTTCATTTCTTCATGGTGGGCTTTGCACCATTGACCTCTCGCGGATCGCAGCAATACATTTCCCTCACAGTGCCAGAGCTTACTCAACAAATGTGGGATGCCAAGAATATGATGTGTGCTGCAGATCCCCGTCATGGACGCTACCTGACAGCTTCTGCCATGTTTAGGGGAAAGATGAGCACAAAGGAAGTGGACGAACAAATGATCAATGTGCAGAACAAGAACTCATCGTACTTTGTTGAATGGATCCCTAACAATGTGAAGTCTAGTGTATGTGATATCCCACCAACTGGGCTGAAGATGGCATCCACATTTGTTGGCAATTCAACCTCCATTCAGGAGATGTTTAGGAGAGTGAGTGAGCAGTTCACAGCCATGTTCAGGCGCAAGGCTTTCTTGCATTGGTACACAGGTGAAGGAATGGATGAAATGGAGTTCACTGAAGCCGAGAGCAACATGAATGATTTGGTTGCAGAGTATCAACAATACCAGGATGCTACAGCAGATGATGAGGAAGAGTATGAAGAGGAGGGCGCTGAGGAGCATTATGAATCCTAG